The Aphis gossypii isolate Hap1 unplaced genomic scaffold, ASM2018417v2 Contig00860, whole genome shotgun sequence region ACGTATGACGCAAACCGTAACCCCCGAaaacgttgaaaaaaataaaaaaattacgattgAATTGATTAAAGTGATATGGAAGATGCCTATAATCAGAGTtaatgataaagaaaaattaaaactgttgaaAGTGATAGATTCACGTAAAACGTTATCATGTGCGTTCAGAACCTGGGATCTATGTGAATATCCTGTACTACCTAGAAATACTTCACATTCATGGACGATAAAGTCTAGCAGCTTGCTTGAAAAACctagatttattttgtttggattACAaacagatagaaaaaaaatatagaaaacgaTGCTGGGCGCTTTGACCACTGCCaactaaaaaatcttaagGTACACTTAAATTCTGAAGTGTTTCGAAATGAAGACTTTCGtgctgattttaaaaataataccatcaGCTTACTGTATAAAGCCTATACAGACTTTCAAAAATCGTATTACGAGAGAGATTATTCTGAACcattgttatcaaaaaatgtttttcaaacatatgTTCCAATCGTCGTTGTAGATTTATCGCATCAGAATGATAACGTAAAAGCATCGACCATAGACCTACGAGTAGAATTTGAAACGGATACGGTTATTCCTGAGAAAACTGCagcttattgtttaattttacatgatcagattataacttataaccgtTTAGCGGTGATGTTAgaaaactgtaatttttatacataaatatgtatattatttctatttgtaattatttttataccttgtaaatatattatttttactttgtaaatattttttataccttattattaataaataaaaagaaaacttttttttaaaaaaaaataactgagttgtttttattttacacaaatactatacaaatttatacaaaaatatttttacacacaaAGTATATTAAACAGTGGTCGTCTTTTGGGTAGTGAGTTGGTAGTATGTATTGCCGTCCGTATGGTCCATCGTTTTCGTctgatagtatttttttttttttttttttttttttatttaaaataaacaaatatacagttttacattaattgtacATTTGAATTATCTATCTTCAGTAAGCTAGGCTTGTGGCGAAGATAGAGAGTTATAATTGATACAAatcaacttaaaaactaaaaaaggaAAAGCTAAAACACTATTATTGcgtaattatacaatacaaaagagataaataaaatataatacaatagggTTAACCTAAGTTTCATTTAGAGATGCATGTAGccaatcattaattaattttttagcgTAATGATatctgtaattaatattaacattcttCTTTATAGAGAAAGGCAtagaattgtaatatataggaCCTAGATAATCAACAAATTTTTGACCAACTGATTTTTTACAGAGAGATGTTTTAGCATCAAAAGATCGAAAAGCTCTTTTGTTACTAATTTCATTTTTCTCAACCCATTGATCTAAGTGTTTGATCACCCACATAATAgccatttttttgaaaacaaagtCAACTGGTAATACATTGAactctttaaaattaagaccAGTTGAACCAACatagtttgttttttgtaaacaaaCACGCACTATCTGTCGTTGATGAAGCAGTAAAGGTTTTAGAGCGTTATCCGAGAGCCCTCCCCAGATTAACAGTCCATACTGAAATATTGCTTGATATAGAGCTAAGTATACAGTTCGCATGACATGAACGGATAAAATTTTACGTAGCttataaaaactgtaatttaAACTTCGTAGACGCATAACTATGTTATTCACATGAAGATTCCATCTAAGGTGATTGTCAAATGTTAAACCTAGATATCGGGTACTAGAtactctaaataatttttgacagACTGTGCCATTACACAAAGTTCCATTTTCACAAAAATGTAACGTAAGTTCatcaaaattatctttaacaTCATTTATCGTAAAGTTCataaacatagtttttttgtaattgattGATAGACtcctaagttttaaaaattccacaACAATTTTGGATTCTCTAGTTGCTTTGGTACTAACATCGCTCCAAGAGTCTCCACAATAGAGTAAGCAGGTGTCATCTGCATATGTAACTATTCTTCCGTCAATGTCCAAATTACACATAtgatttatgtacaaaataaataagagtGGACCTAAGACACTTCCTTGAGGAACACCACAGTTTATAAATAGATCATCACCTGTAATACCATTAATACGAACAGTTTGCTTTCTGTTTTCCAAGTAGCTTGTGAACCAAATTAAGCTTGTTACAGTGATACCaaaattaggtaaaatatttattaatttttatgattaacagTATCAAAGGCTTTGGACAGATCAAGAAAAATCGCGATTACTTTCTTACTGTTGTCTAAAGCGTTTTTTATAAAGTGTGTTGCACTATATAAAGCATTCTCCGTTCCCAAACCTGGTCTAAAACCAAACTGCTGTTTTGAAAGGAGTTcatgtttttctaaaaatgttatgagccTGTTTTTAACGATTTTCTCTAGAATTTTCGAAAAATTGCTAAGCATGGAAATTGGTCTATAATTGTTTATGCACGTTTTATccccatttttatatattggttTAATTATAGCTAATTTAAGTTTCTCGGGaaaaataccatttttaatacttaagttatatatatatgtcagAGGGCTTATAATACTGTCTATTAcaagttttaaaatctttaccGAGATACCATCAAAACCCACAGCAGTATCatctttaagtttatttatcattactcGAACATCAGATTCtttaatgttttcattaaatgtacTGTTAAATGATATAGGAGTAATGTTCTCCTCGAACTTAAATGTTGACTCCTCAATATTACAGGCTAGACTGttaccaatatttataaagaaattgttaaatatatttgcaatATTTAGAGGCTCATTTTTGACATCAAGAGtgtaattatctattttaatgaCTTTAACATCatcattcttattattattcttatctaATATCTCATTAATTACCTTCCAAGTGAGTTTTGGACTAAATGAGAACCtctgaaatttgtttttataataatttatctttgcAGCTCGTATAAtagatgttaatttatttttgtatttattataatacatagcaAGTCTAACATTATTTGGATATTTTCTAACTTTTAAGGATAATTTTCGTTTAAAGTGCACCGAGCAAAGAAGACCAGCTGTCATCCATTCTCTAatcctattatttttagagttgaaaactttttttgttgttgacaTTTTgacaaaagtattaattttgtctAGGAAAATATCCATACAACTATTTACATCATTGCAGTTAAAAATCTCCGCccaacattcatttttaaataacttttccagatcattatagttaattgttttaacattGCAATTTAAGACACTCTTTTCTTTACTAATTTCTATTGCCAAAACCGTGGAGAAGTGATCAGTAATATTTGTCTGAATAACACCTGCTTCTATTTTGGAGTTCAATGCATTTccagatttaataaaaatatgatccaAGCATGAGTGTCTTTGGCCAATTGGGGTTctagtataaacattaattagtgACCTAAAACCTTTTTCAGATATAGTATCAAGGTATTCATTTACATCACAATCAGAgccaataatatttagattgatatctccaattattataacatgtcCATTTATACACTCATCTTTAGAcagaatactatttataatggtCAAAAATTTGTTCTTATCGCCAGAAGGAGatctatatatacaataaactctgaaaaatacattacataacTTAAACGTGACTTTCATAATATTAGCCTCTATGTAttcatattcaaaaatatcagtACATAAATgagttttaacaaaaattataaaccacATTCTGGTTTCTTTTAAGTTTagaaaagtacatattatacccttgtatagaataattacaaaaattaacatcaTGCCAGGtttcagttaaaataattaaatctaggtttttactatgtatatcattttccaaaaataacaaaaattcatcaaaattatgCCTTGCACTTCTAATATTGCAGTTTAGTAcatttatagttgtattaagAAATAGATTGAATTTACATATGAATTCagatatagaattaaaatattgcgtTTTATAATCTAGAAaacgatttaataaattagaattaaacaTTAGCataactaaaaagaaaaaaagaaaaaaatattaatatatatgatttaagaactataaattattattattattcttatgtattataatttaattgttgacAAGTCAGTCTCGTCGTATATAATAGTGGCTTTCGAGGTTTcactttttttgataaaaattttacagtCATTATACCAGACAAacttaaagttattttctttAGCAAACAttctagatttaaaaaatagattactattatattgtgtaagataattattaacaaaaatacctCCATTTCCCCAGCTTTCATTTATACTACATGCctttacttttttcttttttgcgGACTCCATGAGGGTTTTTTTCTGATGCGTTGATGAGAGTTCAGCTATGATCTTCATCggtttattaggtatttttgatCTTATACTGTAAGCCTTGATTACTGTCACTGGTTGACCCATTACAGCTGCAATATTTTCAACTACTTTTTCgcagttttcatttttcaaatctGGTACACCAATTATCTCAACATGATTTAAGATTGATTTCTGTTCAAGTAGATTTAGTCGCTTGGATAGTTTGTAGAAATCAGAGttcaacttaatattattttcctttaaCACATTATTCTCTTCTTTCagttctttaatattatgtagcacTTCTTTCAGCTGCTTACTAAAATCATCAAATTTAGCACTCATAAATTTAACAGAGTTAGTCAAATCCGACAGAGTCTCGTTTGATCCAACAAAAACGTcttcatttttagatttagtaTTGCTATTAAGACCCATATTGACTTTACATTTTGCGcatgaaaattttagtttggCTTCATGTGTTAATTTCCTAAATGCCGTTTCTCTAAAACTAGCACATGAGAAGTGTAAGTAGTCTTTacagtttttacatttaatttcatcACCGTCGTAGATTTCATCATTACACACTAAACATAGCATTGTAATAACGAAATGTCGATAAGCTCGTACTAATATTACAGACTTTAAACacgttaattaaatacaatgcgTAAAAACACAGATAAGAGAACGACGAAGACGCAAAAACGACCGTACAGGCCAACGAACAATCGATAACTGATTAGTATTGTATTGCGGTCCGTATGGTCCATCGTTTTCGTCTGTACAGCTTGTCTGTGATGGAGGGGAGATATCAGAAAGAATTTcctaaaacatgaaatattaaaatatctgttttttataaagtaggttttgttatattacctcattaaatatagtgtaaaatGATGGCGGTGAAAAAGGTTTCTCGTatccctataaaatataatatattaatattggtatgagaaaaaaaaaaatattttcttacctCATCTTTTTCTAATTCGTCCAACCATCTTTGTGCGATATGTTTAGCTGCATGTAATTGAAGCTGACTTGTGAAATTGTAGTCATTTACATGTGTTGCAATGCAAATGTTGTTAATGTTTTTCACGCGAATTGTCATATCTTCAAGCGTTCTAGTTTCAACCTtggtattgtttttaagtatgatgcgatttgattaatttgttgtattaCGAGCGGTTTAACGATTTTGGTTTTTCTCTCGATGATCTCGAAAATTGACCACTCTAAATCTTGTAACTTTAATAAGTCGTTACGATTTAACAGTATGCGACATCCGTCTTGAATTTTAGACTCTATAATGAGCATATTCTCTCCTTGGTACACCATACTAGATATTGTAATTGAATCGgaatccaaaaaaaattacgcTTATACTTTTGTGGTTGTTcaagtataaatgataaaatgttccCCATAAGTCGGAAAATACGTTTGAGAAAATCGGcggaaatatttacaaaacgtgATGGTGTTATAATTTGAATCACGGTGTTGAATTCATCTGTCGGATCGAGTCCGATGTTTAAAAACTTGCGAGATGAAAAATCAAGGAAAAAATTACTGCAATCGATTAGGTTAGCTGGTGGTGACGGAGGCACATATGTAAAAACATTCTTCTTGTAAACAGCACGCATGTTTTCAATCGAACCAACCATactcaaaaatttaatcacaAAACAACGCACTTAATCGAACGAAGAGTGGTGATAGACTGATTTCATTTCAGATTTTGAAACCCtcacatgtatattttatggtagggATTTCTTCTACAGGTTTAAATTATGCATGTCAGAACATGttagattattgaataatactattgtttgtAATGCAGACAAGACTCTACATGcttgttatactataatttttcaaatggtaATATGCCGGTAACAACAACAAGGATAGATAGCGTTATCTGttgaatatatgataaaatagttcTGCGCATGATAACTGCTGAATATACGGTAATATACGGTAATATACGGTAATATACGGTAATATAGtacgtgtacaataatatgataaccatGGCGATGGAAGTGGCGGAGGCGGGGACGGCGGCAGCGGCGGTGGTGGAGGCGGGGAGGGGGTCGGCGGCGTCGGAGGGgtcggtggcggcggcgggggggcggcggcggctgctTAGACAAAATCGGCGGCGGCTGCTTAGAGGGCTGCTTAGGTTCCAGAAGCCCCATTTTACACCTACTTAACTAAATTTTGGGTTTGCATTTAGATTCGCCGGTCCTGGTACGAAATTAAAAG contains the following coding sequences:
- the LOC126555458 gene encoding uncharacterized protein LOC126555458; protein product: MRYEINGIEIQKLKSPGVSSCLKAYCSYTPSDLNTLDNCAWDSGLDGEDNKNFMSNDVFTGCIPLKHLFGFCEDYKKILLNCNQQLILNRSSTDLDALRMTQTVTPENVEKNKKITIELIKVIWKMPIIRVNDKEKLKLLKVIDSRKTLSCAFRTWDLCEYPVLPRNTSHSWTIKSSSLLEKPRFILFGLQTDRKKI